GCCACCTCGTCGCCGTCGCGCAGCACGGTCGCGGAGAGCGCGAACGCGTATGGGGCCAGCCGCTGGGGAGCGCCGACCTCCTCCAGGGTGATCTCCGGCCGGGGCGCCGCCGACTGCAGGCCGGCGACCGCGCGGGCGAACGTCTCCGGGAGCGCGATCGGGGGGGCCATGTCGGCAGCCTATGCCGACGCCTGGCCACCGCTTCGGCGGCGCGCCGACGCTCACCGAGGGGGCCCCTGCTCCGACGCGGGCGTAAGGAACGGTGCCCTTCCTCTCACCCCCACCCGGATGGGGGTGGTGGGCGTGGCACGATTGCGGCGATGACCACGGACACCACGGGCACTGTCGCCCGAGACGGAGAACCCCGCCCCGGCGGACCAGCCGACTCGCCCTTCATCAGGGCCTGCCGACGCCGGCCCAGCCCGCACACCCCGGTCTGGTTCATGCGCCAGGCCGGCCGCTCCCTGCCGGAGTACCGGGAGATCCGAGCGAGCGTGCCGATGCTGGAGTCCTGCCGTCGCCCGGATCTGGTCACCGAGATCACCCTCCAGCCGGTCCGCCGCCACAAGGTGGACGCGGCGATCCTGTTCAGCGACATCGTGGTGCCGGTCGCCGCTGCCGGGGTCGACCTGGACATCGTGCCGGGCACCGGCCCGGTGGTCGCCGAGCCGATCCGCACCGCCGCCGACGTGGAGCGGATCCGCCCGATCACTCGCGACGACGTCTCGTACGTGGACGAGGCCGTCCGGCAGTTGGTGGTCGAGCTGGGCGACACCCCACTGATCGGTTTCGCCGGTGCGCCGTTCACCCTGGCCAGCTACCTGGTCGAGGGCGGGCCGTCGCGCACCCACGCGAAGACCAAGGCGCTGATGTACGGCGATGAGGAGCTGTGGCACGCGCTCTGCGGCCGGCTGGCCGACGTGACGCTGGCCTTCCTGCGGGTGCAGATCGATGCCGGCGTGTCCGCCGTTCAGCTGTTCGACTCGTGGGCCGGCGCGCTCTCCGAGGCCGACTACCGCCGTTTCGTGCTGCCGCACTCGACCGCCGTGCTGAGCGGGCTGGTAGACGCCGGGGTGCCACGGATCCACTTCGGGGTGGGCACCGCCGAGCTGCTCGGCGCGATGGGCGAGGCCGGCGCGGACGTGGTCGGCGTCGACTGGCGTACCCCGCTGGACGTGGCCACCGGCCGGATCGGCCCGGACAAGGCGGTGCAGGGCAACCTGGACCCGTGCGTGCTGCTCGCGCCGTGGCCGGTGGTGGAGGCCGAGGTGCGCCGCATTCTGGAGCAGGGCAAGGCCGCCCCGGGGCACGTGTTCAACCTCGGCCACGGTGTGCTGCCGGAGACCGACCCGGAGATGCTGACCCGCGTGGTCGCGCTGGTGCACGAGCTTTCCAGCCGCCGGGCCGACCAGGGCTGAACGGCGATGCGGCAGCCCTGGCGGGTGGCGGTGGTCGGCGGCGGGATCGCCGGGCTGGCCGCCGCGGTCCGCTTGCGCGACCGCGCACCGGCCGGCACCGAGATCACGGTGTACGAGCAGTCCGGTGCGCTGGGCGGCAAGCTGCGCACCGGGGAGTTGGCTGGCCAACCGGTCGAGTTCGGTGCCGAGTCGTTCCTGATGCGCGACCCGACGGGCGCCGAGAGCGCGGCGGTGGCGTTGGCCCGCCGGCTGGGGCTGGCCGATCGGATCGTGCACCCCACGGTGGGGCAGGCCGCGCTGGTCATCGACGGAGGGCTGCGCCCCATCCCGGGCGGCACCCTGGTGGGCGTACCCGGTGATCTGGAACGGGTCACCACGGTCGCCCGCCCGGTCGCGGACGCCGACACCGACGGCGGTCGGCCGCTGGTCGGGCCCGACGCGGACGTCTCGGTGGGTGCGCTGGTCCGGTCCCGCTTCGGTGACGAGGTGGTCGAGCGGCTGGTCGACCCCATGTTGGGCGGCGTGTACGCGGGCCGCGCCGACGATCTTTCGCTGGTCACGACGATGCCGGCGCTGGCCCGTGCGGCCCGGGTGGAGCACACCCTGACCGGCGCGGTCCGGGCCGCGCAGGCCGCCGCGCCGCGTGCGCCCGGCGCTCCGGTCTTCGGCACCCTGGTCGGTGGGCTCAGCACCCTGGTCGAGGCGGCGGTGACGGCCAGCGGCGCGACGGTACGGCGGGACGCCGCCGTCCGCGAGTTGACCCCGACCGACACGGGTTGGCGGCTCACCGTCGGCCCGACCCGTGACCCCGAGCAGGTCGACGTGGACGCCGTGGTGCTGGCGGTGCCAGCCCGACCGGCGGCCCGGCTGCTCGCTGGTCCGGCACCGGTTGCCGCAGCGGGTGTCGGCGAGTTGGACTACGCGAGCGTCGCGTTGGTGACCCTGGCGGTGCCGCAGCCGCGACTGCCCGAGCTGTCCGGGTTCCTGGTGCCCAGCACCGAAGGGTTGCTGATCAAGGCCGCGACCTTCTTCACCACCAAGTGGGGGCACCTGCGCCGACCGGACGGGTTGGCGTTGGTGCGTGCCTCGGTCGGCCGGTACGGCGAGGAGGCGCATCTCCAGCGCCCCGACGCCGACCTGGCGGCCACCGTGCATCGAGAGCTCTCGGCGGTGCTCGGCACCCCGCTGCCGGCCCCCGTCGACGGGCACGTGCAGCGATGGGGCGGTGCGCTGCCCCAGTACGCCCCGGGGCACGCCGACCGGGTCGCCGCCGCGCGGACGGCGTTGCGGGCTGCGCACCCCACCCTGGTCCTCGCCGGCGCCGGCTACGACGGCGTCGGTATACCGGTCTGCGTCCGCTCCGGCGAGACGGCGGCCGAAGAGATCATCACAGCACTGGGAGGATCGGCGAGATGACCGAGCAGACCAACGCAGCCCGTTTGCGGGAGCTGAACGACAGCATCCGCTACACGATGTGGTCGGTGTTCCGGGCCAGCGCCCCGCTGCCGTCGCTGCGGGACAACGTCACCGGTGAGGTCGTGTCCCTCTTCGAGGAGCTGGCCGGCAAGGACGTGGTGGTCCGGGGCGTGTACGACGTCTCCGGTCTGCGCGCCGACGCGGATGTGATGATCTGGTGGCACTCCGCGTCCAGCGACGCGTTGCAGGACGCGTACCTGCGGTTCCGTCGGACCACGTTGGGTCGGGCGCTGACCCCGGTCTGGTCGCAGATGGCACTGCACCGGCCGGCGGAGTTCAACAAGAGCCACATCCCGGCGTTCCTGGCCGGCGAGGAGGCCCGCCCCTACATCTGCGTCTACCCGTTCATCCGCTCCTACGAGTGGTACCTGCTGCCCGACGCCGAGCGCCGCGAGATGCTGGCCGAGCACGGGAAGTTGGCCCGCGGCTACCCGGACGTACGGGCCAACACGGTCGCCTCGTTCGCGCTGGGCGACTACGAGTGGATGCTCGCCTTCGAGGCCGACGAACTGCACCGGATCGTCGACCTGATGCGTGACCTGCGCGCCTCCGGCGCCCGCCGGCACGTCCGCGAAGAGGTCCCCTTCTACACAGGCCGCCGCCGCTCCGTATCCGAAATCGTCAACTGCCTGATCTGACCCCCCGC
The window above is part of the Micromonospora sp. LH3U1 genome. Proteins encoded here:
- the hemE gene encoding uroporphyrinogen decarboxylase, which gives rise to MTTDTTGTVARDGEPRPGGPADSPFIRACRRRPSPHTPVWFMRQAGRSLPEYREIRASVPMLESCRRPDLVTEITLQPVRRHKVDAAILFSDIVVPVAAAGVDLDIVPGTGPVVAEPIRTAADVERIRPITRDDVSYVDEAVRQLVVELGDTPLIGFAGAPFTLASYLVEGGPSRTHAKTKALMYGDEELWHALCGRLADVTLAFLRVQIDAGVSAVQLFDSWAGALSEADYRRFVLPHSTAVLSGLVDAGVPRIHFGVGTAELLGAMGEAGADVVGVDWRTPLDVATGRIGPDKAVQGNLDPCVLLAPWPVVEAEVRRILEQGKAAPGHVFNLGHGVLPETDPEMLTRVVALVHELSSRRADQG
- the hemG gene encoding protoporphyrinogen oxidase, encoding MRQPWRVAVVGGGIAGLAAAVRLRDRAPAGTEITVYEQSGALGGKLRTGELAGQPVEFGAESFLMRDPTGAESAAVALARRLGLADRIVHPTVGQAALVIDGGLRPIPGGTLVGVPGDLERVTTVARPVADADTDGGRPLVGPDADVSVGALVRSRFGDEVVERLVDPMLGGVYAGRADDLSLVTTMPALARAARVEHTLTGAVRAAQAAAPRAPGAPVFGTLVGGLSTLVEAAVTASGATVRRDAAVRELTPTDTGWRLTVGPTRDPEQVDVDAVVLAVPARPAARLLAGPAPVAAAGVGELDYASVALVTLAVPQPRLPELSGFLVPSTEGLLIKAATFFTTKWGHLRRPDGLALVRASVGRYGEEAHLQRPDADLAATVHRELSAVLGTPLPAPVDGHVQRWGGALPQYAPGHADRVAAARTALRAAHPTLVLAGAGYDGVGIPVCVRSGETAAEEIITALGGSAR
- the hemQ gene encoding hydrogen peroxide-dependent heme synthase, which produces MTEQTNAARLRELNDSIRYTMWSVFRASAPLPSLRDNVTGEVVSLFEELAGKDVVVRGVYDVSGLRADADVMIWWHSASSDALQDAYLRFRRTTLGRALTPVWSQMALHRPAEFNKSHIPAFLAGEEARPYICVYPFIRSYEWYLLPDAERREMLAEHGKLARGYPDVRANTVASFALGDYEWMLAFEADELHRIVDLMRDLRASGARRHVREEVPFYTGRRRSVSEIVNCLI